In one window of Cellulophaga sp. HaHa_2_95 DNA:
- a CDS encoding UxaA family hydrolase — protein sequence MQKSYVQIDSKDNIIVAITNLEKGLVASVAGTEVTLKELIKQKHKFALHDFSIGDKLFMYGVLIGKATKEILSGTAITVDNVKHASASFSDTKEQFVWKAPDVTKFKNSTFNGYHRKDAKVGTANYWLVIPLTFCENRNIDVLEAALSEKLGYQTKKDFAVDTDALIRNYKAGASREKLLKTPIIATHEEMAKNRVFPNVDGIKFLKHDGGCGGIRQDSETLCKLLAGYIANPNVAGATILSLGCQNAQISMLHNALKTLNVDGDKPVHYLEQQGSLSERHFIEEALKVTFLGLIEANEIVRKPAPLSKLVLGLECGGSDGFSGISANPALGYASDLLVALGGSPVLAEFPELNGVEQEMINRCATEKDAKKFYNLMRAYSAAAIAVGSGFENNPSPGNIKDGLITDAMKSAGAAKKGGTSPVVAVLDYTEQVTKPGLNLLCTPGNDVESTTGLVGSGCNIVVFTTGLGTPTGNPVAPVLKMSSNTKLYERMNDIIDINAGTVISGEDTIATMGEKILEHIIKVASGELASKAVLHGNNDFIPWKRGVSL from the coding sequence ATGCAAAAAAGCTATGTTCAAATAGACTCAAAAGACAATATTATTGTTGCGATTACTAACCTAGAAAAAGGCTTAGTAGCTTCCGTAGCAGGAACAGAAGTCACTTTAAAAGAACTTATTAAGCAGAAACATAAATTTGCCCTTCATGATTTTAGCATAGGCGATAAGCTATTTATGTACGGTGTTTTAATTGGTAAAGCAACCAAAGAAATTCTTTCTGGCACCGCTATTACCGTTGATAATGTTAAACATGCATCGGCATCATTTAGTGATACTAAAGAGCAGTTCGTTTGGAAAGCTCCAGATGTTACTAAATTTAAGAATAGCACCTTTAATGGGTACCATAGAAAAGATGCTAAAGTAGGTACCGCCAATTACTGGTTAGTAATTCCATTAACTTTTTGTGAAAATAGAAATATAGATGTTCTCGAGGCAGCACTTTCTGAGAAACTAGGATATCAAACTAAAAAAGATTTTGCTGTAGATACCGATGCTTTAATCCGAAATTATAAGGCTGGTGCATCTAGAGAGAAACTTTTAAAGACTCCAATCATAGCTACTCATGAGGAAATGGCTAAGAACAGAGTGTTTCCAAATGTAGATGGGATAAAATTTTTAAAGCATGACGGTGGTTGTGGCGGCATTAGACAAGACTCTGAAACGCTTTGCAAGCTATTAGCCGGATATATTGCGAATCCGAATGTTGCCGGGGCTACAATTTTAAGTCTTGGATGCCAAAATGCACAAATATCCATGTTGCATAATGCGTTAAAAACGTTGAATGTAGATGGTGATAAGCCCGTACATTATTTAGAGCAACAAGGAAGTTTAAGTGAAAGACATTTTATAGAAGAAGCCTTAAAAGTTACTTTTTTAGGGTTGATAGAAGCCAATGAGATCGTACGAAAACCAGCGCCGTTAAGTAAGTTGGTGCTAGGATTAGAGTGTGGTGGTTCTGATGGTTTTTCAGGAATATCTGCTAATCCAGCCTTAGGGTATGCTTCAGATTTATTGGTAGCCTTAGGCGGTAGTCCTGTATTGGCAGAGTTCCCAGAACTGAATGGGGTAGAACAAGAAATGATTAACCGTTGTGCCACAGAAAAAGACGCGAAAAAGTTCTATAACTTAATGCGTGCCTATTCGGCTGCTGCAATAGCGGTTGGTTCTGGTTTTGAAAATAATCCATCGCCAGGAAATATAAAAGATGGCTTGATAACCGATGCCATGAAATCTGCCGGAGCAGCTAAAAAAGGAGGAACTTCTCCTGTTGTGGCGGTTTTAGATTATACGGAACAGGTGACCAAACCAGGATTAAATTTACTGTGTACTCCGGGCAATGATGTGGAGTCTACTACTGGTTTAGTAGGGTCTGGATGCAATATTGTAGTATTTACTACAGGTTTAGGGACACCAACGGGTAACCCCGTAGCGCCTGTCTTAAAAATGTCTAGTAATACAAAATTGTACGAACGTATGAATGATATTATTGATATCAACGCAGGTACTGTAATTAGTGGAGAAGATACCATAGCGACTATGGGTGAAAAAATATTAGAACATATTATAAAAGTAGCAAGCGGAGAGCTTGCGTCAAAAGCCGTACTACATGGGAATAACGACTTTATTCCTTGGAAAAGAGGAGTCTCTTTATAA